In a genomic window of Thermosulfurimonas sp. F29:
- a CDS encoding IS110 family transposase codes for MFYIGIDVAKNSFQFCILHPQKGKLVSKNLPMSSKGFEDFLQTLSAYTPNHIVLESSGRFHLPLLAFLLDQDFRVSLLNPKMVHHFVRFVSANNPSKSDKKDAFLLALFALSNPHLLKPATLPSETKLLARQIQKLKQEIAEAKTQIKHSLAALFPEAEKHFNVFSRAFLEILSRYPSAKRIAKAGWGKIDYILSRLPGRKPSFSAQDLVQVAQNSVGISHKGLEKILQIYIQKIFFLQSMIEKLEKDLQTEIETTMKTQLECLSSIKGISRDLASRFLAEVENIKRFSNAKKLIKYAGTDPVVKQSGKWKVRMNISKQGNPYLRNILFQMAVGTVKWEKTFQHYFRRKYTQFRSYKKAMIAVVNKLIRVIYALSTRNQFFDPSKLAPAGVPHA; via the coding sequence ATGTTCTACATAGGTATCGATGTCGCCAAAAATTCCTTCCAGTTCTGTATCCTTCACCCACAAAAGGGAAAGCTCGTATCCAAAAACCTCCCCATGTCTTCCAAAGGCTTCGAAGACTTCCTCCAAACTCTCTCCGCCTATACCCCAAACCATATCGTCCTTGAATCCTCCGGACGCTTCCACCTCCCTCTCCTCGCCTTCCTCCTGGACCAGGACTTCCGGGTATCCCTCCTCAACCCTAAAATGGTTCATCACTTCGTCCGGTTCGTCTCCGCTAACAACCCCTCTAAGTCCGATAAAAAAGACGCCTTCCTCCTGGCGCTCTTTGCCCTCTCCAATCCCCACCTCCTTAAACCAGCTACCCTCCCCTCCGAAACCAAACTCCTGGCCCGACAAATCCAAAAACTCAAACAGGAAATCGCCGAGGCCAAAACCCAAATCAAACACTCCCTCGCCGCCCTTTTCCCCGAAGCCGAAAAACACTTCAATGTCTTCTCTCGGGCCTTCCTTGAAATCCTCAGCCGCTACCCCTCCGCTAAAAGAATTGCCAAAGCCGGTTGGGGAAAAATAGACTATATCCTCTCCCGACTGCCGGGCCGTAAACCTTCCTTCTCCGCTCAAGACCTCGTGCAGGTGGCCCAAAACTCGGTGGGGATCTCTCATAAAGGCCTGGAAAAAATCCTCCAAATTTACATCCAAAAGATCTTCTTCCTCCAATCCATGATCGAAAAACTGGAAAAAGACCTCCAGACGGAGATCGAAACTACCATGAAAACTCAGCTGGAATGCCTCTCCTCCATAAAAGGCATCTCCCGCGACCTCGCCTCCAGGTTCCTGGCCGAAGTCGAAAACATAAAACGCTTCAGTAACGCCAAAAAACTGATCAAATATGCCGGAACAGATCCCGTGGTCAAACAATCCGGAAAATGGAAGGTCCGTATGAACATCTCCAAACAGGGAAATCCTTACCTTCGAAATATCCTCTTCCAGATGGCCGTAGGAACGGTCAAGTGGGAGAAAACTTTTCAGCATTACTTCCGAAGGAAATACACCCAGTTCAGAAGCTATAAAAAAGCCATGATAGCCGTAGTTAACAAACTGATCCGGGTAATCTATGCCCTCTCTACTCGTAATCAATTCTTCGATCCTTCTAAACTTGCTCCTGCGGGGGTGCCCCATGCCTAG
- a CDS encoding matrixin family metalloprotease: protein MIRFSLFLFVFLVLGAIEGSAGDLHQHILPFGNRFSGEPLSEAVPPYRYTERISGVTVRWRPGVEVPVFLDRRDAPEMERLLIEALDLWNSLGAVNLVYAGRRDLSFLANDCGEGESETVPPGIYVTALAVPGTEGCLDPDSAGVTHSYYAVNPLSIYKLFSAVFIDPSVPAYPFELALAVVAHEIGHALGLDHPFDHREPHTPSIMNYYEYGTTLPSRSDLEVLRRLYGSPPVRYVRLRAYVYRYADMGPDPFPPDTVCVWGSLGLKTLKGLERVSSGENALCYRPVALPVRLESRGGDICVIESIPSAPADNLCRKTALHIPENETYTRWIVPQDTEGSLFRLGEASRDGCGKPGEILRLVLNLPAPDREACVWAGVVLPGGKILWFSGNGPSVRDASDSLPLHPYRWNPGEAREVFLSERIPVEEVPPGRYYPFVLISPVRDSALSGPYLLEYYSFSVPCPENPCLP, encoded by the coding sequence GTGATACGGTTCTCCCTTTTTCTCTTCGTCTTTCTGGTTCTGGGGGCGATAGAAGGTTCGGCCGGGGATCTGCACCAGCATATACTGCCTTTCGGAAACCGGTTCTCCGGAGAGCCCCTGTCGGAAGCCGTTCCCCCTTACCGTTACACGGAAAGGATATCCGGAGTAACCGTACGCTGGAGGCCGGGAGTGGAGGTTCCGGTCTTTCTGGATCGAAGGGATGCCCCCGAGATGGAGCGTCTCTTGATCGAAGCCCTCGATTTGTGGAATAGCCTCGGGGCCGTAAATCTGGTCTATGCCGGACGGAGGGATCTGTCCTTTCTGGCGAACGACTGCGGAGAGGGGGAGAGCGAGACCGTTCCTCCGGGCATCTATGTGACCGCGCTGGCCGTCCCCGGCACCGAAGGGTGTCTGGATCCGGACAGCGCGGGGGTCACGCATTCCTACTACGCGGTGAATCCCCTATCCATTTACAAACTTTTTTCCGCCGTTTTCATAGATCCCTCGGTGCCTGCCTATCCCTTCGAACTGGCGCTGGCGGTGGTGGCCCACGAAATAGGACACGCTCTGGGCCTGGATCATCCCTTCGACCACAGGGAACCCCATACCCCCTCCATCATGAACTATTACGAATACGGCACCACCCTGCCCTCTCGCTCCGACCTGGAGGTGTTGCGTCGTCTTTACGGCTCCCCTCCGGTAAGGTATGTGCGCCTGCGGGCCTATGTCTATCGCTATGCCGACATGGGCCCGGACCCCTTTCCCCCCGATACCGTTTGCGTGTGGGGATCCTTGGGGCTAAAGACCCTTAAGGGGCTTGAGAGGGTCTCTTCCGGGGAAAACGCCCTGTGTTATCGTCCCGTTGCCCTTCCCGTTCGCCTGGAGAGCCGGGGCGGGGATATCTGCGTCATAGAATCGATACCCTCGGCCCCCGCGGACAATCTGTGTCGCAAAACAGCTCTGCACATTCCTGAGAATGAAACATACACGCGATGGATAGTTCCCCAGGACACGGAAGGAAGCCTCTTTCGCCTGGGAGAAGCCTCCCGGGATGGATGCGGGAAACCCGGCGAGATCCTCCGATTGGTCCTGAACCTTCCGGCCCCGGACAGGGAAGCCTGCGTGTGGGCCGGCGTCGTCCTCCCCGGGGGGAAAATCTTATGGTTTTCGGGGAACGGTCCTTCCGTCCGGGACGCGTCGGACAGTTTACCGCTTCACCCGTACCGCTGGAACCCCGGAGAGGCCCGGGAGGTGTTCCTTTCGGAAAGAATCCCGGTGGAGGAAGTTCCGCCCGGAAGGTATTACCCGTTCGTGTTAATCTCTCCCGTTCGGGATTCCGCCCTCTCCGGCCCTTATCTTCTGGAATATTACTCCTTTAGCGTTCCGTGCCCGGAAAATCCTTGCCTTCCATAA
- a CDS encoding endo alpha-1,4 polygalactosaminidase — MEISVELPEDVALYVAVAEEGNGRFSNVEHFRVRMPWRPAPGTSWQWQLTQPVDVSVEAEVFDVDLFETPPETIAELKRRGRKVICYFSAGSLEPWRPDADAFPEEIIGNPLEDWPEERWLDIRRLDLLAPIVRARLDLAVRKGCDGVEPDDVDGYLHDTGFPITYGDQLRYNVWLSLEAHKRGLSIGLKNDPEQAEELELFFDWALVEECFEYGECEAYRVFVRRGKAVFAVEYNLSPEEFCAEAAELGFSALRKRQELDAWRIPCRSVLDFR; from the coding sequence GTGGAGATTTCCGTGGAGCTTCCGGAGGATGTAGCCCTTTATGTGGCGGTGGCGGAGGAGGGAAACGGTCGTTTTTCTAATGTGGAGCACTTCCGGGTGAGAATGCCCTGGAGGCCGGCTCCGGGCACAAGCTGGCAGTGGCAGCTCACCCAGCCAGTGGATGTCTCAGTGGAGGCCGAAGTGTTCGATGTGGATCTTTTTGAAACGCCGCCGGAGACGATCGCCGAGCTCAAACGGCGCGGCCGAAAGGTCATTTGCTACTTCAGCGCGGGAAGCCTCGAGCCCTGGCGTCCGGACGCGGACGCCTTCCCGGAGGAGATAATCGGGAATCCCCTCGAGGACTGGCCCGAAGAAAGGTGGCTGGACATAAGGCGGCTCGACCTTCTGGCCCCCATTGTGAGGGCGCGTCTGGATCTTGCCGTAAGGAAGGGCTGCGACGGCGTGGAGCCGGATGATGTGGATGGGTATCTGCACGATACCGGATTTCCGATCACCTACGGGGATCAACTCCGCTACAATGTGTGGCTCTCCCTGGAAGCCCACAAACGGGGACTTTCTATCGGATTAAAGAACGATCCGGAACAGGCCGAGGAGCTCGAGCTCTTCTTCGACTGGGCGCTGGTGGAGGAATGCTTCGAATACGGGGAGTGTGAGGCCTATCGGGTATTCGTTCGGCGGGGAAAGGCCGTTTTCGCCGTGGAATACAACCTGTCTCCGGAGGAATTCTGTGCCGAGGCCGCCGAACTGGGTTTCTCGGCCCTTCGCAAGAGACAAGAACTGGACGCCTGGCGCATCCCCTGCCGTTCCGTCCTCGATTTCCGATAA